The following are encoded together in the Bradymonas sediminis genome:
- a CDS encoding bifunctional alpha/beta hydrolase/OsmC family protein: MNTKARRVSFKGAHGLTLDARLQTPADVEPSAYALLAHCFSCSKDLTALVRLSKHLAAKGIAVLRFDFTGLGNSEGDFANTNFSSNVEDLVAAADFLRAEFEAPTLLIGHSFGGTAVLKAAPQIPEVRGVCTIAAPFDPAHILDSIRVDIDAVEAQGVATVNIGGRPFQIQRQFLDDVRDAQLAEDIAAFDGGLLVMHSPQDRVIDIRNAEQIFEAASYPKSFVTLDGASHLLRGAEHGQFAGEMLATWADLYIDRAQPAEATGEDSEPDTVLVEQTDEGLYVNRVVLGRHQFWVDEPLSMGGDDAGPDPYGLVCAALGACTSMTLRMYADRKEWPLEHVQVKVRHAKVSADGAADNKRGAQVDKFSREIRLRGDLDAAQRARLVEIANRCPVHRTLTRENIIETELLEFPDAQ; encoded by the coding sequence ATGAACACCAAAGCACGTCGCGTCTCGTTTAAGGGCGCGCATGGCCTCACCCTGGACGCTCGCCTGCAAACTCCCGCCGATGTTGAGCCCAGCGCCTACGCCTTGCTGGCGCATTGTTTTAGCTGCAGCAAGGACCTCACCGCCCTGGTGCGTCTGAGTAAGCACCTGGCCGCCAAGGGCATCGCGGTGCTGCGATTTGACTTCACGGGGCTGGGCAATTCGGAGGGGGATTTTGCCAATACCAACTTCTCTTCCAACGTCGAAGACCTGGTGGCCGCGGCCGATTTTTTGAGGGCCGAATTCGAGGCGCCGACGCTGCTGATCGGGCATAGCTTTGGGGGAACCGCGGTGCTCAAAGCCGCGCCCCAGATCCCCGAAGTGCGCGGGGTTTGCACCATCGCGGCGCCCTTTGACCCGGCGCATATCCTCGACTCGATCCGGGTCGACATCGACGCGGTCGAAGCCCAGGGCGTGGCGACTGTGAATATCGGCGGCCGCCCGTTTCAGATTCAGCGCCAATTCCTCGATGACGTGCGCGACGCACAGCTCGCCGAGGATATCGCGGCCTTCGACGGCGGCCTGCTGGTGATGCATAGCCCGCAGGACCGCGTCATCGATATTCGAAACGCCGAGCAGATCTTCGAGGCGGCATCTTACCCAAAGAGTTTCGTGACGCTGGACGGCGCGAGTCATCTTTTGCGCGGCGCTGAGCACGGGCAATTCGCGGGCGAAATGCTGGCGACCTGGGCGGACCTGTATATCGACCGGGCGCAGCCGGCCGAGGCGACCGGCGAAGATAGCGAGCCGGACACGGTGCTCGTCGAGCAAACCGACGAGGGGCTCTATGTCAATCGTGTGGTCCTGGGGCGGCATCAATTTTGGGTCGATGAGCCGCTGAGCATGGGCGGGGACGACGCGGGGCCGGACCCCTACGGTCTGGTGTGCGCCGCTCTGGGCGCCTGCACGTCGATGACCCTGCGTATGTACGCCGACCGCAAGGAGTGGCCGCTTGAGCACGTTCAGGTAAAGGTTCGCCACGCGAAGGTCAGCGCCGATGGCGCTGCGGATAACAAGCGCGGCGCACAGGTGGATAAATTTAGCCGAGAGATTCGCCTCCGCGGGGACCTGGACGCCGCGCAGCGCGCGCGTCTGGTCGAAATCGCGAACCGCTGCCCGGTGCATCGAACGCTGACCCGCGAGAATATCATCGAGACCGAATTGTTGGAGTTTCCAGACGCGCAATAA